In the Shewanella sp. OMA3-2 genome, one interval contains:
- a CDS encoding class 1 fructose-bisphosphatase, translating to MQTLAQTLTKQKVTASLAELILSLADTSKAISGAVRHGALAGILGATEQENIQGETQKKLDVITNDMLKDALKAEGNVRGLASEEEDYVVEVSKQGEYLVCFDPLDGSSNIDINSLVGTIFSILPAPTGELNEQSFLQAGRKQVAAGYVLYGPSTMMALTTGHGTQFYTLNPSNGEFLLTNDKVQITPDTAEFAINMSNQRFWEAPMQTYIADLLLGKIGPREQSFNMRWIAAMVGDVHRVLCRGGIFTYPTDNKNPAKPFKLRLMYEANPMAFLVEQAGGKASTGYETILDIQPTEIHQRVAVILGSANEVDTCLSYHGLDYSEEPSID from the coding sequence ATGCAAACTTTGGCACAAACCCTTACAAAACAAAAAGTAACAGCTTCTCTTGCTGAACTAATATTGTCACTAGCCGACACATCTAAAGCCATTAGTGGCGCTGTGCGTCACGGTGCTTTAGCCGGTATATTAGGTGCAACAGAGCAAGAAAATATTCAAGGTGAAACACAAAAGAAATTAGATGTGATCACTAATGATATGCTCAAAGATGCATTAAAAGCTGAAGGCAATGTGCGCGGATTAGCCTCAGAAGAAGAAGATTATGTAGTTGAAGTGAGCAAGCAAGGTGAGTACCTAGTGTGCTTTGACCCGTTAGATGGCTCATCAAACATTGATATTAACTCACTTGTAGGCACTATTTTTTCAATATTGCCTGCCCCTACAGGCGAGTTAAACGAGCAAAGCTTTTTACAAGCAGGCCGCAAACAAGTGGCTGCCGGTTATGTGCTTTATGGCCCATCAACCATGATGGCATTAACCACGGGCCACGGAACGCAGTTTTATACCCTAAACCCTAGCAACGGTGAGTTTTTACTGACCAATGACAAGGTACAAATTACCCCAGATACCGCTGAGTTTGCGATCAATATGTCAAACCAACGTTTTTGGGAAGCGCCAATGCAAACCTATATTGCCGATTTACTATTAGGTAAAATTGGTCCACGCGAACAGTCATTTAACATGCGTTGGATTGCCGCTATGGTAGGCGATGTACATCGTGTGCTTTGTCGTGGTGGTATTTTTACTTACCCAACAGACAACAAGAACCCAGCTAAACCATTCAAGTTACGTCTAATGTACGAAGCTAACCCAATGGCATTTTTGGTTGAACAAGCAGGCGGAAAAGCATCAACAGGTTATGAAACGATTTTGGATATTCAGCCAACTGAAATTCATCAGCGTGTGGCAGTGATTTTAGGCAGCGCTAACGAAGTCGATACCTGCTTAAGTTATCACGGACTGGATTACAGCGAAGAGCCATCGATTGACTAA
- a CDS encoding S9 family peptidase, giving the protein MTLTWKLQALAAFSAVPFLFASSSLMATQMTSVNHTHNAAGSSATFNTTLPLNGFKGGDSALTIERIHASPALAGSSPRGLSLSPDGKRVTYLAGRDDNQSFYDLWQMDISSGVRSRLIDADKLSAGELSDEEKARRERQRIYGQGIMEYFWADDSQSILIPASGQLYLFDVKNNAVSVLDTGEGFVTDARLSPKANYVSFVREQNLFVLHLASNKITALTKDGKGPIKNAMAEFVAQEEMDRMTGYWWSPDESHIAFTRIDESGVELVTRNEIYADGIKLTEQRYPYAGKPNVTIELGVVAVADIKTEWIDLGKQTDIYLPRVKWLPDSQHLSFQWQSRNQQALDLRIVDITKPTETKTIVKERSNAWVNLNNDLHFLKQQSALVWASERDGFNHLYLFDLNGQLVRQLTQGEWVVDSLEYVDEQQGWLYFSGRKDSVVERHLYRVNLAKGSQSIERISERSGMHQSVFAENKPVYLDYFSSLQQPPQISLHNESGKQLAWVEQNQVNASHPLYAFAGQWAMPEFGHLSADDGQTLQYRLFKPVPFDDSKKYPVVVRVYGGPHAQLVVNAWSEADYFTQYLLQQGYAVFQLDNRGSAHRGTKFEYVIYQNMGDAEVRDQKAGVDYLRSLPFIDGDNVAIYGHSYGGYMALMSQFKAPDYFKAAIAGAPVSDWRLYDSHYTERYMGNPEVNKQGYDAGSVLPYVKNYQSGLLMYHGMADDNVLFENSTRVYKALQDEGKLFQMIDYPGSKHSMRGEKVRNHLYKSLAAFLDSQLK; this is encoded by the coding sequence ATGACCCTTACATGGAAGCTACAAGCCTTGGCCGCTTTCTCTGCTGTGCCTTTTCTATTTGCCAGCTCCTCACTTATGGCGACTCAAATGACATCAGTTAATCATACTCACAATGCAGCAGGTAGCAGTGCTACTTTTAACACCACTTTACCGCTAAACGGTTTTAAAGGTGGCGATAGTGCATTAACCATAGAGCGCATTCACGCTTCACCTGCATTAGCAGGCTCCAGCCCTCGAGGGTTGAGTTTATCGCCAGATGGCAAAAGGGTGACTTACCTTGCTGGTCGAGATGATAACCAAAGCTTCTATGACCTATGGCAAATGGATATCAGCAGTGGTGTGCGCAGTCGTTTGATTGATGCAGACAAATTATCCGCAGGTGAGTTATCGGATGAAGAAAAAGCCCGCCGCGAACGTCAGCGTATTTATGGTCAAGGGATCATGGAGTACTTTTGGGCGGATGATAGTCAATCGATTTTAATACCGGCGTCTGGTCAGTTGTATCTTTTTGATGTTAAAAATAATGCCGTAAGTGTGCTTGATACCGGTGAAGGTTTTGTCACTGATGCTCGCCTGTCACCTAAAGCCAATTACGTTTCTTTTGTGCGCGAGCAAAATTTATTTGTACTCCATTTAGCCAGTAACAAAATCACTGCGCTGACTAAAGATGGCAAAGGGCCGATTAAAAATGCCATGGCAGAGTTTGTGGCCCAGGAAGAAATGGATCGCATGACAGGTTATTGGTGGTCGCCAGATGAGTCACACATTGCCTTTACCCGTATTGACGAGTCCGGTGTTGAGTTAGTCACCCGCAATGAAATCTATGCCGACGGTATTAAGCTGACTGAGCAGCGATACCCTTATGCAGGCAAGCCAAATGTGACCATTGAACTGGGCGTAGTAGCGGTTGCTGATATCAAAACTGAGTGGATTGATTTAGGTAAACAAACAGACATTTATTTACCGCGAGTAAAATGGTTACCAGACAGCCAACATTTATCATTTCAATGGCAAAGCCGTAACCAACAAGCGTTAGATTTACGCATTGTGGATATAACCAAGCCAACTGAAACGAAAACCATCGTTAAAGAGCGCAGTAACGCCTGGGTTAACTTAAATAATGATTTGCACTTTTTAAAGCAGCAATCAGCATTAGTTTGGGCGTCAGAACGTGATGGTTTTAATCATCTTTATTTATTTGATTTAAATGGCCAGTTAGTGCGCCAATTAACTCAGGGTGAGTGGGTGGTTGATAGCCTTGAGTATGTTGATGAACAACAAGGCTGGCTGTATTTTTCTGGTCGCAAGGACAGCGTAGTTGAACGTCACTTATACCGAGTTAATTTAGCCAAAGGCAGCCAAAGTATCGAGCGTATTAGTGAGCGATCTGGTATGCATCAAAGTGTATTTGCTGAAAATAAACCGGTTTATCTAGACTACTTCAGCAGTCTACAGCAGCCACCACAAATCAGTTTGCATAACGAATCTGGCAAGCAATTAGCCTGGGTTGAGCAAAACCAAGTGAATGCTTCGCATCCGCTTTATGCATTTGCAGGCCAGTGGGCAATGCCGGAATTTGGCCACTTAAGCGCAGATGATGGGCAAACATTACAATATCGCTTATTCAAACCTGTGCCGTTTGATGACAGTAAAAAATACCCTGTAGTGGTGCGGGTTTATGGTGGCCCACATGCTCAGTTAGTTGTGAACGCATGGAGCGAGGCTGATTACTTTACCCAGTATTTGTTGCAGCAAGGTTATGCGGTGTTCCAATTAGATAACCGTGGTTCAGCCCATCGCGGCACAAAGTTTGAATATGTGATCTATCAAAACATGGGTGATGCAGAGGTTCGCGATCAAAAAGCCGGTGTCGATTATCTGCGTAGTTTGCCTTTCATCGATGGCGATAATGTGGCGATTTATGGTCACAGTTATGGTGGTTACATGGCGTTGATGAGCCAATTTAAAGCGCCTGATTACTTTAAAGCCGCCATTGCTGGTGCACCGGTGAGTGATTGGCGTTTATATGACAGCCATTACACCGAACGATACATGGGTAATCCTGAGGTTAACAAACAAGGTTATGATGCCGGCAGTGTTTTACCTTATGTGAAAAACTATCAATCTGGATTGCTGATGTACCACGGTATGGCAGATGACAACGTGTTGTTTGAAAACAGCACTCGGGTGTATAAAGCGCTTCAAGATGAAGGTAAGTTATTTCAAATGATCGATTACCCAGGGTCTAAGCATTCTATGCGCGGTGAAAAAGTGCGCAATCATTTGTACAAATCGTTAGCGGCATTTTTGGACAGTCAATTGAAGTAA